From the Cucumis sativus cultivar 9930 chromosome 5, Cucumber_9930_V3, whole genome shotgun sequence genome, the window AACCTaagcaacaaaaaaatgaatcagGAAAATTCTCTAAAGGATACTTGTGAAATGAATCCCAGGTCTAGTGTAGGATGTTGGTGAAGTGAATCCTGGGTTATGAGGATTGATGTTGGTGAAATGAATTCCAGTTCTAGGCGTGAAAATGGTTCATGTTCTTGGTAGAAAGAAATAAGTAGAAGCTAATGTgtgatttatatgttttattaaaataagacGTTGAGAACctgttttagaaaataaaaatgaatttatgtgATTGCATTGTATTCCCCAAAAGGGATTTATAAAACTCATTCTCACTAAGTATTTGACTTATGGTTTAAGTTTTCCTTCCCCAAGTACTAGGCGTTGAGGCCAAGTAAAGAAGAGTAAGATGAGTTGCTATGCATTGAGGAGAGCAAGCTAGGCATTTAGCTGAAGAAGTGACACTAGACGTTGAAGGCCTAATGCTTATATTTTAAGCTTTATTGTAAAGAGAGCATGTTCATTGTATTATAGAACACATAttgttaagttaataaagagaagtttTTTGTGATAGCTTTTTACGATGTGTTTTTGTGTTGAGATTGTTGACTTAATTTCGTTGACTAGGCGTTCAAAGTGTTGTCTCACAAGGAGATACACATTAAGTATCTAGGCAAGTCACGTCCTACATGGTAGCGTGGAAGTGATCTTGAGGCGGGGCGTGACAACACTTCATGCCAGCCTTTCGTCTCCTAGAAGCAAATTGGTCACCCATGATGACACTCCTTTAGAGCTTTGCTCGCCTAAGCTAATCACACTTACCTTGGACGCCTAGCATTATCCTTAGTGGTTATTTGCCTTCAATTTGGCCGCCTACCCATGCCCATCTCACCTCACTTATAGACTtaccaaaattttctcttttcaactTAAAAGATTAAATCTCTTTAACCACTTTAGTTTGGCTTTCCTCCTTTCCAACAACCATAGCACATGCAATGACCCTCTTTAAGTATCTTTTTCAATCCCAActtcaattaaaaatgtaacCTTCCAAACTCTTAAAAGATCAAAGTTTTCCTAGGGTTCAGGGTTTAcattttatgtcctaaaactcatagTTAGTAAAGGTGATTCATTGACTGGtactaataaaattatgtttttgtatGTTTCGACAGGTGTTATTGGttattttgttagttttgtcttaacaACCTTAAATCCAATGAACTGACCTCCTAAGTTGTTTTATGAGTCTTGAATTAACTATATGTAGACACATACAGGGATCAATGttcaaatacaacataaagAGTTTGTAGTATAAGGATAGGGTTGGATACATTATCCTaataacactatggatacaacccactttgtatttgatacaaacacgATGATCCAACGTGTTCATGTATGTGACATGTGtgtgagggtatcctatgtaatgagtttgcataagactggaccacaaaatagtaaccactagatgtagCTTCGTTgactagttaggtttctatctCAATAAGATGATCTAGGCAAGTTAATACTGATCCTGAGTCTATCCTACGTAGTGAGCTTGCATAAGACTATTCTtgagggattgtcctttgatttctGCTATGAAAGTGCTCAGATTGTTGACTTAATAACCCTAATAGTTTGGGGATAAGACTGAGTGGGGATCCATACTATTACACAATATATAATTCACTTCTTCCcgactttagggtaagtagatgaatattcccttaaatggtgtctttGAGACTTAAGCAAATGACCCTACTCTTTCTATGGCACAAGAGagtttctatttattggttAGAGAATAAACATGTTGTTCAAAGAAGAATactagtttttaaaaactaaaaatcaacCTAGgggtaaaacaataatatgaaCTAACTGGTATTACCAACACTTGTGAAAGACTAACTTCCTTTGATTGATTTATATGCATGGacaaagaaatattttttagtgagacgagttcagttgtgagtctttagtgaaGTATACAAACAATCAACAATCCTCTCTATAATACAAATCCTCGCATTTAATGAAAGAGAATGAGAATTTGTAGGCTTCCAAGCTTTCGTCTCCCATCCCggcaataaattaaattaattaaagaaattcgAGTATCTgcgtcttttctttttctgtacAATGAATGTATTGTGACTGGAAAATTGAACTCGAAACTTCTTGTCCACATGTACATACTATTTAGAGGAAATTAGtgaaaatttcttcttttaaatcgactttgatttttaaaatattgatccatatacataaaatttaaatttaattaaaacattaagaATAATTAACCAATcatactaataaataaaacatttaaaagaattaagaatGTTAAAAGGGGATTGttgttttacaaaaacaatCTCTACCTTTTTCTCTTAATCTCTCATTATCTCAActacaaaacaattttttatttctttgaataaaattcTTTCCTCTTTCACAGAATTCCCACAAACCATTTCCTGCCAGGAGAATAGTGAGAAAGATCTTTTAGAGGCGTCCACATACGTGAAAGACCTTCAAAAATAAGAATCCTTTAAAAGGAGAAAGACCTAGAAAAGAGTGAAGAAGTgttcttcaaatatattttcctttCCCCCTCTCATTATtcattcataattttcaacattttgatgcatgttttctttaattttgagttctatatacaattacaaattgataaataaaatggataCATTAATTATCCTGCAAATTGCAAATTCAAACACATACATTTAATATCTATACAATCAAATGACCCcttaaaaattatagaaatgcACCTTTCAAAGTTACACTACTGGCAACCCCTTCTAATCAATTTCTACTCATTATTTCATAAGGTAAAGATGTTCAATGACATTTCCAACCATGGGAAATAACCAAGTGTTCGATGATTTTGATATGATAGAAAACTTTAGTTTAGAGACAAACCATAATGACAAAAGAATTACAGCACAAATtcgtttttttccttctttttttgttctttataaAGGAAGAAGAACATGTTtgaattacaatatatttttaaacaaacaaacatgaaTAGCTAAACTTTATAAACTTCAAACCCTCTACATATTACAGCTAGCTTTGAACCTTCATCACACTTTAgctagagaaaaaaacaaggaaTAAAACCAATCATCCTGCTGTTTTCGAGTGTTTGATAAGCCAATCGATCACCACATCAATGTTTATTGAATCTTTGCAAGAGATCATGTAGCAGCACACCTCTCTGTCACGAATCGTTTCAAGTTCTCTGAAGCAACAAACCGGAAAGATTAtcattaaaactatatttcaaTATGAATGATCACAATAAGGTAACTAATATCCTCCATATAATATCCAAGACTCACAACAAATCGACCAGTGACTGCTTGGAAAGTGCTTCTGATTTGTCAATTTTGTTGCCCAGCACAAGCAAAGGAATTCCACTTAAAGAAGGTTTTGTTAAGAGCTCATGGAGCTCACTTTTTGATATGGGAACACTGTCTCTATCAGCAGAATCAACTACATACCTGACCTTGCACCCACAATATATACAAGGACAAAgggtaaataaataacaaagaaaccaaaaaggAAATGTATCCAGATTTAGTTATTCGACTTTGATGGTTGTCTGTTAAGTATTTTAACTCTTAAACTTTTCAATGTAACTGAATTTTGATTGtgattttatattgttttgttgttaACGCTATCgggaaaaaaattgatgtgaTATGCTTATGAGAAAGATGATACTTGATCTAATACCAGAACCATAAGTCTGACAAATAACTCGATAGATATATAGACAGAGAAAATTCCATATACACTATTTCCTCTTTTTGAAGAGGAATCCTTTTTAAAGACCAAAACCCTATTTGATCAAGTTGTCAACTTAATTTAGCCATTTCTCGAAGTCAGACCAGTTAGTATTTAACCAATAAGTATGTCAAGTCACCAACTAGTGATGTTAGAAACTGATACCATACTCGAATATTCGCTTGAGATACAAGGCCTCACAAATTCAAAgagttttattatttctatattttttaattaatccgaaaaatgttcaaaacaAGAGCCATAGCAGCCCCCTGCAGATTGTATAGTTGCAGAGAACCTTTTTTCATGTCGAACGAAAAAATGTGGATTTGTTGGGTGTTGTTTGCTCAACTGTGCTTCTAACCATCAAACGAAATAATGTGAGCAATTCATTCTTCTGACCAGATAGATACTCAACTTCAACAGCAAGAGATTAATTCAATAGTG encodes:
- the LOC101213271 gene encoding ADP-ribosylation factor-like protein 8c, producing MGFFDSILNWLRSLFFKQEMELSLVGLQNAGKTSLVNSIATGGYSEDMIPTVGFNMRKVTKGNVTIKLWDLGGQRRFRTMWERYCRGVTAIVYVVDSADRDSVPISKSELHELLTKPSLSGIPLLVLGNKIDKSEALSKQSLVDLLELETIRDREVCCYMISCKDSINIDVVIDWLIKHSKTAG